A region of bacterium DNA encodes the following proteins:
- a CDS encoding Gfo/Idh/MocA family oxidoreductase, protein MLRIVVVGAGPMGRLHARAVARRAEEVGDCELVGVLDRHAARSERVAGEFGGRALARGELQGDGAIVAVPAAAHAAVASRVLEAGMDLLVEKPMTGSAKGAQCLVEAAEQRGRILAVGLSEWWNPVWPRVFEAAGTPERIRVDRFHPRTDRGLDIDVVQDFMLHDLDSVRRRLHAESRAVESLEATGRCVSNDRVDEAEAVLTLTDGTRIELAASRVHAAKRRTIEVSGDRGTVSADLITGRVTGPDGHPIPPAPVVAGLGEPLDLQLADFVRACRERSRPENDGEEGVATLELVDRVRAAIGQGV, encoded by the coding sequence GCCGGGCCGATGGGGAGGCTGCATGCGCGCGCGGTCGCGCGTCGGGCGGAGGAGGTCGGCGATTGCGAGCTGGTCGGCGTCCTCGACCGGCACGCCGCGCGGAGCGAGCGCGTCGCTGGGGAGTTCGGGGGACGGGCGCTGGCGAGGGGCGAGCTCCAGGGAGACGGGGCGATCGTCGCGGTTCCGGCAGCGGCGCACGCGGCCGTCGCGAGTCGGGTCCTCGAGGCGGGGATGGATCTCCTGGTCGAGAAACCGATGACCGGATCGGCGAAGGGGGCGCAGTGCCTGGTCGAGGCGGCGGAGCAGCGCGGACGGATCCTCGCCGTTGGCCTCTCGGAGTGGTGGAACCCGGTCTGGCCCCGGGTCTTCGAGGCGGCGGGGACGCCGGAACGCATCCGGGTCGACCGCTTCCACCCGCGAACCGACCGAGGCCTCGACATCGACGTCGTGCAGGACTTCATGCTCCACGACCTCGACAGTGTGCGACGGCGCCTCCACGCGGAGAGCAGGGCTGTCGAAAGCCTGGAGGCGACGGGGCGATGCGTCTCGAACGATCGCGTCGACGAGGCCGAGGCCGTCCTCACCCTCACCGATGGCACACGCATCGAACTCGCGGCGAGTCGCGTGCACGCGGCGAAGCGCCGAACGATCGAAGTGTCGGGTGATCGCGGGACGGTCTCGGCGGATCTGATCACGGGGCGAGTCACGGGACCCGACGGCCATCCGATTCCGCCGGCGCCGGTCGTGGCGGGTCTCGGCGAGCCGCTCGACCTTCAGCTCGCGGATTTCGTCCGCGCGTGCCGGGAGCGGAGCCGGCCGGAAAACGACGGCGAAGAGGGCGTCGCGACCCTCGAGCTCGTCGATCGTGTGCGCGCCGCGATCGGGCAGGGCGTCTGA
- the lpxB gene encoding lipid-A-disaccharide synthase: MATVWVSAGDVSGDAIGADLIRAIAAARPGTRFVGLGGPGMEAAGLERFADQEALAIGGLLEWLPSLGRIVGIWRRVIRGLRASRPHLVIVIDSGGFHLPFMRVARVFCDAPILYYVAPQVWVWRAGRVRRIAARADRIAVVWPFEPAFWSAWGVETDFVGHPILDREVAQAPAPAARVAARSRLGLDPERPLVGLFPGSRRNELVRHLPPMIGALQRLRAERPDLDGVLVRAPSVDPERIDALLAEAGAGPEIRVVTAEPDWLDAIDVGLTKPGTITLELMLRERPMVVVGRAHALSVALVRRSFVGARVALPNLVAEEEIVPELLQDDATPDRIAAELGPLLPETSGASPSAVAQVGALRRARSRLGEPGASVRAARIAEEMLGADRA, from the coding sequence ATGGCGACGGTCTGGGTCTCTGCGGGAGACGTTTCCGGCGATGCGATCGGCGCGGACCTGATCCGCGCGATCGCTGCAGCGCGACCGGGAACGCGCTTCGTGGGGCTCGGCGGCCCCGGCATGGAGGCGGCGGGGCTCGAGCGCTTCGCGGACCAGGAGGCGTTGGCGATCGGCGGGTTGCTCGAGTGGCTGCCGAGCCTCGGCCGGATCGTCGGGATCTGGCGCCGCGTGATCCGTGGGCTCCGGGCCAGCCGTCCCCACCTCGTCATCGTGATCGATTCCGGGGGCTTCCACCTGCCGTTCATGCGCGTCGCCCGCGTCTTCTGCGACGCGCCGATCCTCTACTACGTGGCCCCCCAGGTCTGGGTCTGGCGCGCGGGCCGCGTGCGCCGGATCGCCGCCCGCGCCGATCGGATCGCCGTCGTCTGGCCCTTCGAGCCCGCTTTCTGGTCGGCGTGGGGCGTCGAGACCGACTTCGTCGGCCATCCGATCCTCGATCGCGAGGTCGCCCAGGCGCCGGCGCCCGCCGCCCGCGTCGCTGCGCGTTCCCGCCTCGGACTCGATCCGGAGCGCCCGCTCGTGGGTCTCTTTCCGGGGAGCCGGCGGAACGAGCTGGTCCGGCACCTGCCTCCGATGATCGGTGCGCTCCAGCGGCTTCGGGCGGAGCGGCCCGATCTCGACGGGGTCCTCGTCCGGGCGCCTTCGGTCGACCCGGAGCGGATCGATGCGCTGCTCGCCGAAGCGGGCGCCGGGCCGGAGATCCGCGTCGTCACGGCAGAGCCCGACTGGCTGGACGCGATCGACGTCGGGCTCACGAAGCCCGGGACGATCACCCTCGAGCTGATGCTGCGCGAGCGGCCGATGGTCGTCGTCGGCCGCGCGCATGCCCTGTCGGTGGCGCTGGTCCGTCGGAGCTTCGTCGGGGCGCGGGTGGCCCTGCCGAATCTGGTCGCCGAAGAGGAGATCGTGCCGGAGCTCCTCCAGGACGACGCGACGCCGGATCGAATCGCGGCGGAACTTGGGCCACTCTTGCCGGAGACGAGCGGGGCGTCGCCCTCGGCCGTCGCACAGGTGGGAGCGCTCCGGAGGGCCCGGAGTCGGCTCGGCGAACCGGGGGCCTCGGTTCGCGCGGCGCGGATCGCGGAGGAGATGCTTGGGGCCGATCGCGCATAG
- a CDS encoding glycosyltransferase translates to MGPIAHSVAFLLAAGLSPVLALAWLVRPGLRPHFGERLGRPSTELGAGPAEPPIYVHASSVGEAKAAARLIEGLEAAGHPVVATTSTVEGREVLRNDRPHGDSHLFPLDHPWTVERLLRQAKPSLSVLIETELWPSWIAGCARHGVPVVVASGRLSDRSFPRYRRVRRLLRPTLARVDAVGARTELDAERFVELGVPEARVAVTGDLKLDPPPDQPALSIDLIRALADCPVVIGGSTHEGEEAALLDAMTAAEKAGHAFVLVLAPRHVARCAEVASLVKARGRRVVRRSELEGRHLVPGEVLLLDTLGELPALYATASIAFVGGTLAPVGGHNLVEPVHAGCPVLFGPRVENVRKIVEILELGDAGRKVPNAAGLAAELVAAFDDLEACRVRGEIGREALEAHRGSVEATRRLIEEVLARRAASAV, encoded by the coding sequence TTGGGGCCGATCGCGCATAGCGTCGCCTTCCTGCTGGCCGCGGGGCTCTCGCCGGTGCTCGCCCTCGCGTGGCTCGTCCGGCCAGGCTTGCGTCCGCATTTCGGTGAGCGCCTCGGTCGACCTTCGACCGAGCTCGGAGCGGGGCCGGCGGAGCCCCCGATCTACGTCCACGCCTCGAGCGTCGGCGAGGCGAAGGCGGCGGCGCGTCTGATCGAGGGGCTCGAAGCCGCCGGGCATCCCGTGGTCGCGACGACCTCGACGGTCGAGGGGCGCGAGGTCCTGCGGAACGACCGTCCCCACGGCGACTCCCATCTCTTCCCCCTCGACCACCCGTGGACCGTCGAGCGGTTGCTGCGACAGGCGAAGCCGTCGCTGTCGGTCCTGATCGAGACGGAGCTCTGGCCGAGCTGGATCGCCGGCTGTGCGCGGCACGGCGTGCCGGTGGTGGTCGCCTCGGGACGTCTCTCGGACCGATCCTTCCCTCGCTATCGCCGGGTCCGCCGGCTCCTCCGACCGACGCTCGCGCGAGTCGACGCCGTCGGCGCGCGGACCGAGCTCGACGCGGAGCGCTTCGTCGAGCTCGGTGTTCCCGAGGCGCGCGTCGCCGTCACCGGAGATCTCAAGCTCGACCCGCCGCCGGATCAGCCCGCGCTGTCGATCGACCTGATCCGCGCGCTGGCGGACTGTCCGGTCGTGATCGGGGGCAGCACCCACGAGGGCGAAGAGGCGGCGCTCCTCGATGCGATGACGGCGGCCGAGAAGGCGGGGCACGCGTTCGTCCTGGTCCTCGCGCCGAGGCATGTGGCGCGCTGCGCCGAGGTCGCATCCCTGGTGAAGGCCCGCGGGCGTCGCGTGGTCCGGCGAAGCGAGCTCGAGGGACGGCACCTCGTGCCCGGCGAGGTCCTCCTGCTCGACACGCTGGGCGAGCTGCCCGCGCTCTACGCGACGGCGTCGATCGCGTTCGTCGGGGGGACCCTGGCGCCGGTCGGTGGGCACAACCTGGTCGAGCCCGTACACGCCGGCTGTCCGGTGCTCTTCGGGCCGCGGGTCGAGAACGTTCGCAAGATCGTCGAGATCCTCGAGCTGGGGGACGCGGGGAGGAAGGTGCCGAACGCCGCCGGACTCGCCGCCGAGCTGGTCGCGGCCTTCGACGACCTCGAGGCCTGTCGCGTGCGCGGCGAGATCGGTCGCGAGGCCCTCGAGGCCCATCGCGGCAGCGTCGAAGCGACCCGGCGGCTGATCGAGGAGGTGCTCGCACGTCGTGCCGCCTCCGCCGTCTGA
- the lpxK gene encoding tetraacyldisaccharide 4'-kinase: MSAPPSEDSPGAAIGRALRAAAARAVSVVWSASASVHRAVATRSRAARGRPACAVVSVGGLTVGGAGKTPAAAAVARGLHARGLRVVLASRGYGGKTRDPVNVVSDGRHVRAQAARTGDESLVLAAHAPGVPVLVGRDRVVVGHRAVSGFDAEVLVLDDGFQHHGLARDFDLVCIDGVAGLGNGRVVPAGPLREPRSALREADALLVVDGAPGATGSDPSGVPGLGGVTAEDVPVYRGARTPRALVPLGGGEPVAPASLDGQEVGLLAGIARPASLRRSVEALGATVVAERFFPDHHAYAERDFVGRRGHAALSPDIHWITTEKDAYKIVARWLEGIRVSVLRMELEIETPDALTDRILEGIGERVGRRRSDRTRSRERSA; this comes from the coding sequence GTGTCGGCGCCTCCGTCCGAGGACTCGCCGGGCGCCGCGATCGGACGCGCGCTGCGCGCCGCGGCCGCGCGGGCGGTGTCCGTGGTCTGGTCCGCGTCGGCGAGCGTCCATCGCGCGGTCGCCACCCGAAGCCGGGCCGCGCGAGGGCGTCCGGCCTGCGCCGTCGTGAGCGTCGGGGGGCTCACCGTCGGGGGCGCGGGCAAGACGCCGGCCGCCGCGGCGGTCGCGCGGGGGCTCCACGCGCGCGGGCTGCGGGTCGTTCTGGCGAGCCGGGGCTACGGGGGGAAGACGCGGGATCCGGTGAACGTGGTCTCCGACGGGCGGCACGTGCGGGCGCAGGCGGCGCGGACCGGCGACGAGTCGCTCGTGCTCGCGGCCCATGCGCCCGGGGTTCCGGTCCTCGTCGGACGGGATCGCGTCGTCGTGGGACACCGGGCGGTGTCGGGCTTCGACGCGGAGGTCCTCGTCCTCGACGACGGCTTCCAGCACCATGGCCTCGCCCGGGACTTCGATCTGGTCTGCATCGACGGCGTCGCCGGACTCGGGAACGGACGGGTCGTGCCGGCCGGGCCGCTCCGTGAGCCGCGCTCCGCCCTCCGTGAGGCCGATGCGCTGCTCGTCGTCGACGGGGCGCCGGGGGCGACCGGATCGGATCCCAGCGGCGTCCCCGGTCTCGGTGGCGTCACGGCCGAGGACGTCCCGGTCTATCGCGGCGCGCGCACGCCGCGCGCGCTCGTTCCCCTCGGCGGCGGTGAGCCTGTGGCGCCGGCTTCGCTCGACGGTCAGGAGGTCGGTCTGCTCGCCGGGATCGCCCGGCCGGCCTCGCTCCGGCGAAGCGTCGAGGCGCTCGGGGCGACGGTCGTCGCCGAGCGGTTCTTTCCCGACCACCACGCCTACGCCGAGCGGGACTTCGTCGGACGCCGCGGCCACGCGGCGCTCTCTCCGGACATCCACTGGATCACGACCGAGAAGGATGCGTACAAGATCGTGGCTCGGTGGCTCGAGGGGATCCGGGTCTCCGTCCTGCGGATGGAGCTCGAGATCGAGACGCCGGACGCGCTGACCGATCGGATCCTCGAAGGGATCGGCGAACGTGTGGGCCGCCGCCGCTCCGATCGGACCCGATCTCGCGAGCGAAGCGCCTAA
- a CDS encoding phosphotransferase, whose amino-acid sequence MVIAGTFRSRAAAAALERDPTSVLARAPEVAGGRGRHRLLSESDWGATVRVRLGRRGGLLGPLLGDRYATPTRSLREHALVEGLHAEGLPVATPVFAVAWRAGLGWRCAIATVERENARDLARVLRDEHSGPVRLRAARAVARTLRRLHDAGVTHGDLQLRNLLVEPAEDAEDLVCVAIDFDRAHRGPALTPSARMKEWMRLVRSFDRTGHGAEITPRIVATALSVYCAGDRGLRQAMRACEPRERARIRRHRLGWRVRDRLFTPRR is encoded by the coding sequence GTGGTCATCGCCGGGACGTTTCGGAGCCGTGCGGCGGCAGCGGCCCTGGAGCGCGATCCGACCTCGGTCCTCGCCCGCGCACCGGAGGTCGCCGGAGGACGCGGACGCCACCGGCTCCTCTCCGAGAGCGATTGGGGGGCGACGGTGCGGGTTCGGCTGGGTCGGAGAGGGGGGTTGCTCGGCCCGCTCCTGGGAGACCGCTACGCGACGCCCACGCGGTCGCTTCGAGAGCATGCCCTCGTCGAGGGCCTCCACGCCGAAGGCCTGCCGGTCGCAACGCCGGTCTTCGCGGTCGCCTGGCGCGCCGGCCTCGGATGGCGATGCGCCATCGCGACGGTGGAACGCGAGAACGCACGGGACCTGGCCCGCGTCCTTCGGGACGAGCACTCGGGTCCGGTACGCCTTCGCGCCGCGCGGGCGGTCGCGCGGACGCTGCGGCGTCTGCACGATGCCGGTGTCACCCACGGCGACCTCCAGCTGCGCAACCTGCTCGTCGAGCCCGCCGAGGACGCGGAGGACCTCGTCTGCGTCGCGATCGACTTCGACCGCGCCCACCGCGGCCCCGCGTTGACCCCCTCGGCGCGCATGAAGGAGTGGATGCGGCTCGTCCGATCCTTCGACCGGACGGGTCATGGTGCCGAGATCACGCCGCGCATCGTAGCGACGGCCCTCTCGGTCTACTGTGCCGGCGATCGCGGCCTACGGCAGGCGATGCGCGCGTGCGAGCCACGGGAGCGGGCGCGGATCCGTCGCCACCGACTCGGGTGGCGCGTGCGCGATCGGCTCTTCACGCCGCGACGTTAG
- a CDS encoding LptF/LptG family permease: MRIARTLSLYVMRETLLYCALTFVVITLVLLTQNVLRRLDTLVGVGMTGSDLLTALRFILPIALSYAIPLSLLIGMLLAIRRLSSDGELLALRASGFGPTAFLSSFLVLGALATALSAWLLGSVEHQARRDLVALVERVAARGAVVEAGKFRHTGSQTIFAEDHDREGGLRGVMIYDQSRRDTPLRIFAARGTVAFDEDAREMRLELEKGEIHIEPRPDAPERYERMRFESFSYRIDLGHLLSRQLWPVRPKQMSIPEIERVLERAEQGDPLVELDEKDPREYALEIHRRRALPFAPLLFAGLGVPIALASEHRRRHLGLFLGLLAAFAYYGLGSATESLALSDRLDPATALWLPNVVAAVAAVALILRGRDRIPS, translated from the coding sequence ATGCGAATCGCGCGCACCCTTTCGCTCTACGTGATGCGCGAGACCCTGCTCTATTGCGCGCTCACCTTCGTGGTGATCACCCTCGTCCTGCTCACGCAGAACGTCCTGCGCCGCCTCGACACGCTCGTCGGCGTCGGCATGACGGGCTCCGACCTGCTGACGGCGCTGCGCTTCATCCTGCCGATCGCCCTCTCCTACGCGATTCCCCTGTCCCTCCTGATCGGCATGCTCCTCGCGATCCGACGCCTCTCGAGCGACGGCGAGCTCCTCGCCCTGCGCGCGAGCGGTTTCGGCCCCACCGCCTTCCTCTCCTCCTTCCTCGTGCTCGGCGCCCTCGCGACGGCGCTCTCCGCCTGGCTCCTCGGCAGCGTCGAGCACCAGGCCCGGCGCGATCTCGTGGCCCTCGTCGAGCGGGTGGCGGCGCGCGGAGCGGTCGTCGAAGCGGGGAAATTCCGACACACCGGCTCCCAGACGATCTTCGCCGAGGACCACGACCGGGAGGGCGGGCTTCGGGGCGTGATGATCTACGACCAGTCCCGACGGGACACGCCGCTCCGGATCTTCGCCGCCCGTGGGACGGTGGCCTTCGACGAGGACGCACGAGAGATGCGGCTCGAGCTCGAGAAGGGAGAGATCCACATCGAACCGCGGCCGGACGCGCCGGAGCGGTACGAGCGGATGCGCTTCGAGTCCTTCTCGTACCGCATCGATCTCGGGCATCTGCTCTCGCGACAGCTCTGGCCGGTCCGTCCGAAACAGATGTCGATCCCGGAGATCGAGCGCGTGCTGGAACGCGCCGAGCAGGGCGATCCGCTCGTCGAGCTCGACGAGAAGGACCCGCGCGAGTACGCCCTCGAGATCCATCGCCGCCGCGCCCTCCCCTTCGCCCCGCTCCTCTTCGCGGGGCTCGGGGTCCCGATCGCGCTGGCGAGCGAACATCGCCGGCGCCACCTCGGCCTCTTCCTCGGACTCCTCGCCGCGTTCGCCTACTACGGCCTCGGGTCCGCCACCGAGTCCCTCGCCCTCTCCGACCGACTCGATCCCGCCACCGCGCTCTGGCTCCCGAACGTCGTCGCCGCCGTCGCCGCCGTCGCGCTGATCCTGCGCGGTCGGGACCGGATTCCGTCGTGA
- a CDS encoding glycosyltransferase family 9 protein, with translation MTNPPPADRILILRLGAMGDVIRTLPSVAAVRAIYPGAHLTWLVEPASAGVVEASRLVDEVLVFPRRLLMESLRDGDPMEFARRLRRFRRNLRDRRFEISIDFHGLLKSGWLAWLSGAPIRYGYPPPISREMASLFANRHSALHDPEASRFTRNASLVDAILPGVRVPDTPLLSASPLAQARLTARLRAAGRERGRDFVLLHPGSSVRALHKRYPAAGWAAVARGLAAEGLEAWIACGPNRHERSLTEDIVRRAEGALVLAPETRSFDDLLALQARASVFVAADSGPLHAASLAGVPVVQLVGPTHPRQNAPWTGSPHRRVHVPAPCSPCRGGCSRPVCMTSIAPASVVAEVVDLLEATGAARSATSESGA, from the coding sequence ATGACGAATCCGCCTCCCGCCGATCGCATCCTGATTCTTCGCCTCGGCGCGATGGGCGACGTCATCCGGACGCTGCCCTCGGTGGCGGCCGTGCGCGCGATCTACCCCGGGGCCCACCTCACCTGGCTGGTCGAGCCGGCCAGCGCCGGCGTCGTCGAAGCCTCCCGCCTGGTGGACGAAGTGCTGGTCTTCCCACGGCGGCTGCTGATGGAGTCCCTCCGCGACGGCGATCCGATGGAGTTCGCGCGGCGGCTCCGTCGCTTCCGCCGCAACCTGAGGGATCGGCGCTTCGAGATCTCGATCGACTTCCACGGTCTGCTCAAGAGCGGCTGGCTCGCCTGGCTCTCGGGCGCCCCGATCCGCTACGGCTACCCCCCGCCGATCTCGCGGGAGATGGCCTCGCTCTTCGCGAACCGCCACTCGGCCCTGCACGATCCCGAAGCCTCGCGCTTCACCCGCAACGCGTCGCTGGTGGACGCGATCCTGCCCGGCGTGCGCGTGCCCGACACGCCGCTCCTCTCGGCGTCGCCCCTTGCGCAGGCGCGCCTCACGGCCCGATTGCGCGCCGCCGGTCGCGAGCGGGGGCGGGACTTCGTCCTGCTCCATCCGGGCAGCAGCGTGCGCGCACTCCACAAACGCTACCCGGCGGCGGGCTGGGCCGCGGTGGCCCGGGGGCTCGCCGCCGAAGGCCTCGAGGCCTGGATCGCCTGCGGCCCGAACCGGCACGAACGCAGCCTGACCGAGGACATCGTCCGTCGCGCCGAAGGGGCCCTCGTTCTCGCGCCCGAGACGCGCTCCTTCGACGACCTGCTGGCGCTGCAGGCCCGCGCGTCGGTCTTCGTCGCCGCAGACTCGGGGCCGCTCCACGCGGCCTCGCTCGCTGGCGTTCCCGTGGTCCAGCTGGTCGGGCCGACGCATCCGCGCCAGAACGCCCCCTGGACGGGCTCGCCCCATCGTAGGGTCCACGTTCCCGCTCCGTGCTCTCCCTGTCGCGGGGGCTGTTCGCGTCCGGTCTGCATGACTTCGATCGCGCCCGCCTCCGTCGTCGCCGAAGTCGTCGACCTGCTCGAAGCGACCGGGGCGGCACGGTCCGCCACGAGCGAGTCCGGGGCGTGA
- the waaF gene encoding lipopolysaccharide heptosyltransferase II, which yields MTSVSRGERIVVRCPNWLGDVVMSTPALRALRRGRPNAHVVALLPPPLAPLLAGLDVVDEIWPLASRGDGGLAAWRADRARLAERRFDLGLALPESVSSAWLLRAGRVRRVAGFARDPLRRALLHDVLEAPASWGRRRLVSRERFAITLVEAAVPEARSVGSPDLRLALGVTEVEETRLEAALAEAGTSGAVLAASPPIVIAPGASFGPSKCWPATSYAELADRLAERGHSVVLIGAPGESACVRAVEAGMKAAPTVLDGSLDLGALKALLRGARSLVANDAGARHVAAAFGVPSVVFFGPTSVEKTADNLDRIEILETAHDCRPCYRRTCPIDHRCLRSIPVDAAFDATERALSREVG from the coding sequence GTGACGTCGGTGTCGCGCGGGGAGCGGATCGTCGTGCGCTGCCCGAACTGGCTCGGGGATGTGGTGATGTCGACGCCGGCGCTGCGTGCGCTGCGACGCGGGCGGCCGAATGCGCACGTCGTTGCGCTGCTCCCGCCGCCCCTCGCGCCCCTGCTCGCGGGCCTCGACGTCGTCGACGAAATCTGGCCCCTCGCGTCGAGAGGCGACGGGGGACTCGCCGCCTGGCGGGCGGATCGCGCGCGCCTCGCCGAACGACGCTTCGACCTCGGGCTCGCGCTCCCCGAATCCGTGTCCTCGGCGTGGCTCCTGCGCGCGGGCCGGGTGCGCCGGGTCGCAGGGTTCGCCCGCGACCCCCTGCGGCGCGCGCTCCTTCACGACGTGCTCGAAGCGCCCGCTTCCTGGGGCCGGCGGCGACTGGTTTCCCGCGAACGGTTCGCGATCACGTTGGTGGAGGCGGCGGTGCCCGAAGCGCGCTCGGTCGGTTCGCCGGATCTTCGGCTCGCGCTCGGCGTGACCGAAGTTGAAGAGACGCGACTCGAGGCGGCGCTGGCCGAAGCGGGGACGTCGGGCGCCGTGCTCGCCGCCTCGCCGCCGATCGTGATCGCGCCGGGGGCGAGCTTCGGCCCGTCGAAGTGCTGGCCGGCGACGTCCTACGCCGAGCTCGCAGATCGCCTGGCGGAGCGGGGGCATTCCGTCGTGTTGATCGGCGCGCCGGGCGAATCCGCCTGCGTTCGCGCCGTGGAGGCGGGGATGAAGGCGGCGCCGACGGTGCTCGACGGAAGCCTCGATCTGGGGGCGCTCAAGGCGCTCCTTCGCGGGGCCCGGTCGCTCGTCGCGAACGATGCGGGGGCGCGTCACGTCGCGGCGGCGTTCGGCGTGCCGAGCGTCGTCTTCTTCGGGCCGACGTCGGTCGAGAAGACGGCGGACAACCTGGATCGGATCGAGATCCTCGAGACCGCGCACGACTGCCGCCCCTGCTACCGCCGTACCTGCCCGATCGACCACCGCTGTCTACGCTCGATCCCCGTCGACGCGGCCTTCGACGCCACCGAGCGGGCCCTCTCCCGGGAGGTGGGATGA
- a CDS encoding glycosyltransferase family 2 protein, whose product MSEGRPMIDLSIVIPSFETEALLARCLDSLAQAARRRPELVAEVIVVDNGSRDGSAHYARGAGARVVAFARNRGFAAAANAGLRLARGRHALLLNSDVLLTAEALRGGVALLDAEPRVGVVGPALAHPDGRPQRSVHVLPGLDSELLGERAARRLRAPERDHVGPPFGWREVEAVRGAVFFLRGDLLEKVGPLDEGFFFFLEETDFCARVRAAGHRVAFVPGLVVPHALGASSKARAPLATRVEYLRSLDRALRRHRGETVARVVRAIRFARAAGGILVALVAAPFSKRDRRRLRERAGLVLWHLRGRPPEPSLAGALAEAPVPDGPIAGRAEGER is encoded by the coding sequence ATGAGCGAAGGGCGACCGATGATCGATCTCTCGATCGTGATCCCGAGCTTCGAGACCGAGGCGCTCCTGGCGCGCTGCCTGGATTCGCTCGCGCAAGCGGCGCGACGTCGTCCCGAACTCGTGGCCGAGGTGATCGTCGTCGACAACGGCTCGCGGGACGGGAGTGCGCACTACGCGCGGGGAGCGGGCGCGCGGGTCGTCGCTTTCGCGCGGAACCGGGGCTTCGCCGCCGCGGCGAACGCCGGGCTCCGGCTCGCCCGCGGCCGCCACGCGCTCCTGCTGAACAGTGACGTCCTGCTGACGGCCGAAGCCTTGCGCGGCGGGGTGGCGCTCCTCGACGCCGAACCGCGGGTCGGCGTCGTCGGCCCCGCCCTCGCGCATCCGGACGGACGGCCCCAGCGATCGGTGCACGTCCTGCCGGGACTCGACAGCGAGCTCCTGGGCGAGAGGGCCGCGCGGCGCCTTCGCGCGCCGGAGCGGGACCACGTGGGGCCGCCCTTCGGTTGGCGCGAGGTCGAGGCGGTCCGGGGGGCCGTGTTCTTCCTGCGAGGCGATCTGCTCGAGAAGGTCGGTCCGCTCGACGAGGGCTTCTTCTTCTTCCTCGAGGAGACCGATTTCTGCGCGCGCGTCCGCGCTGCGGGCCATCGCGTCGCCTTCGTGCCCGGTCTCGTCGTCCCGCACGCCCTCGGCGCGAGCAGCAAGGCGCGCGCCCCGCTTGCGACGCGGGTCGAGTACCTGCGCTCCCTCGATCGCGCACTCCGTCGTCACCGCGGCGAGACCGTCGCGCGGGTCGTGCGCGCGATCCGCTTCGCCCGCGCCGCCGGCGGCATCCTCGTCGCGCTCGTGGCCGCGCCCTTCTCGAAGCGGGATCGTCGCCGCCTGAGAGAGCGGGCCGGTCTCGTGCTGTGGCATCTTCGGGGGCGTCCGCCCGAGCCCTCCCTGGCCGGGGCCCTCGCCGAGGCGCCCGTGCCGGATGGCCCGATCGCCGGGCGCGCGGAGGGGGAGCGATGA
- a CDS encoding PfkB family carbohydrate kinase, whose product MSAIEPDGLAALEDLTRAWQGCCVLVVGDLMLDEDRGGEVERMSPEAPVPIVRVTSLRTAPGGAGNVARNIASLGARCRLVGVVGRDAEGETLLRALAAESIEASGVVPLDSRPTTHKLRVASGDRQVVRLDREETRPLEEAETTRLRAACLESIEGCDAVILQDYGKGLLAGGLAESVIALARARDLPVIADPKQDLTRFRGVALAKPNASEAQALGRALGAGPEVDRALLEKLREAIGGGEIVVTRGSEGMLALDRNGVLIDVPTEARAVFDVQGAGDTTVAALALAKGARASLGEACIVANAAASVAVTKIGTAVVSAAELRARLPRVLAVAGADRSGDDAHDTAQHAAQHEDERRS is encoded by the coding sequence ATGAGCGCGATCGAGCCGGATGGACTGGCCGCCCTCGAGGACCTCACCCGAGCCTGGCAGGGGTGCTGCGTGCTCGTCGTCGGCGACCTGATGCTCGACGAGGACCGCGGGGGCGAGGTCGAGCGGATGAGCCCCGAGGCGCCGGTGCCGATCGTGCGCGTCACATCGCTTCGCACCGCACCGGGGGGCGCCGGAAACGTGGCGCGGAACATCGCGTCCCTCGGTGCGCGCTGTCGCCTGGTCGGCGTGGTCGGGCGCGACGCCGAAGGAGAGACGCTCCTGCGCGCACTCGCGGCCGAGTCGATCGAGGCCTCGGGGGTCGTACCGCTCGATTCCCGACCGACGACCCACAAGCTGCGCGTCGCCTCGGGAGATCGTCAGGTCGTACGCCTCGACCGCGAGGAGACCCGGCCGCTCGAGGAGGCCGAGACGACCCGGCTGCGTGCAGCCTGCCTCGAGTCGATCGAGGGCTGCGACGCCGTGATCCTTCAGGACTACGGCAAGGGGCTTCTGGCCGGGGGGCTCGCGGAATCGGTCATCGCGCTCGCCCGCGCCCGGGATCTTCCCGTCATCGCCGATCCGAAACAGGATCTCACGCGGTTCCGGGGCGTCGCGCTCGCGAAGCCGAACGCCTCCGAAGCGCAGGCGCTCGGGAGGGCCCTCGGCGCCGGGCCGGAGGTCGACCGCGCGCTGCTCGAGAAGCTTCGTGAGGCGATCGGCGGCGGCGAGATCGTCGTCACGCGCGGGAGCGAGGGCATGCTCGCGCTCGATCGGAACGGGGTGCTGATCGACGTTCCGACGGAGGCCCGGGCCGTCTTCGACGTTCAGGGCGCCGGCGATACGACGGTCGCGGCGCTGGCCCTCGCGAAAGGGGCCCGTGCGTCCCTGGGCGAGGCCTGTATCGTCGCGAACGCCGCGGCGTCGGTGGCCGTCACGAAGATCGGGACGGCGGTGGTTTCGGCAGCGGAGCTCCGCGCGCGCCTGCCGCGCGTGCTCGCGGTCGCCGGCGCGGACCGGTCGGGCGACGATGCCCACGACACGGCCCAGCACGCAGCCCAGCACGAGGACGAGAGAAGATCGTGA